Proteins encoded within one genomic window of Terriglobus sp. TAA 43:
- a CDS encoding DUF4350 domain-containing protein, producing MKSPNADRRTVLWVLGVMMLLVMLTAIFAPATSDDDKMPTTYNPGAAGWKGAFLLLPRLGYSVRRSDVSASMLDQVDAIHTTYVLAAPNAPAEDVQKRDYDSVERFLRRGGRVIATGSGGALFLPGGRSGKPTQFVGNLCNAVPEGNSDLAQTGSFSLYDAAPWNALEPLARVDARCGADAVLVHREYPHGGAMVYLASSEPFSNRGLKQDQSLHLLLLAVGPASGEGHRAVIFDEFYRGEQASPSDYLHGLPLRSLVAQASLVLLLLLFTYTRRSGPIREPLMVPRTSPLEFVESMGALYERAGVSKPATDGAHRRLTRFLISMCGVPSDMADSSQRTADFIGQRFGGSQGSLSTLLDRLQAARYETLRPRDALALVREADAEIERLQIMMKSSQSQPLVQEMK from the coding sequence ATGAAGTCGCCCAATGCAGATCGCAGAACCGTGTTGTGGGTGCTCGGAGTCATGATGCTTCTGGTGATGCTGACTGCCATCTTTGCTCCCGCAACCAGTGACGATGACAAGATGCCCACCACTTACAATCCCGGTGCTGCGGGTTGGAAGGGCGCGTTTCTATTGCTGCCGCGACTTGGCTACAGCGTTAGACGATCTGATGTATCTGCATCGATGCTGGATCAAGTGGATGCTATCCACACGACGTATGTGCTGGCCGCACCGAACGCGCCGGCGGAGGACGTGCAGAAGCGCGACTACGATTCCGTGGAACGCTTCCTGCGTCGCGGTGGTCGCGTCATCGCAACAGGATCGGGCGGTGCATTGTTTCTTCCCGGTGGTCGTAGTGGAAAGCCCACGCAGTTCGTAGGAAATCTATGCAATGCGGTGCCAGAGGGAAATAGTGACTTGGCGCAGACGGGCAGTTTTTCGCTTTACGATGCTGCGCCATGGAATGCGCTGGAACCGCTCGCACGCGTGGATGCACGATGTGGAGCGGACGCCGTACTCGTGCATCGCGAGTATCCGCATGGCGGCGCGATGGTCTATCTCGCTTCGTCGGAGCCGTTCAGCAACCGCGGGTTGAAGCAAGATCAGTCGTTGCATCTGTTGTTGCTTGCGGTAGGACCTGCATCGGGCGAAGGGCATCGTGCTGTCATCTTTGACGAGTTCTACCGCGGTGAGCAGGCATCACCGTCGGACTACCTGCATGGTTTACCGCTGCGTTCGCTGGTTGCGCAGGCATCGCTTGTCCTCTTGTTGCTTCTATTCACCTACACACGTCGCAGTGGACCGATACGCGAGCCGCTTATGGTGCCACGCACCTCGCCGCTCGAGTTTGTAGAGAGCATGGGCGCATTGTATGAACGCGCAGGTGTATCTAAGCCTGCTACAGATGGTGCCCATCGCAGACTCACCAGGTTCCTGATATCTATGTGCGGTGTTCCGTCCGATATGGCCGATTCCAGCCAAAGAACGGCAGATTTCATCGGGCAGCGGTTCGGTGGATCTCAAGGCTCTCTCAGTACGTTATTGGATCGTTTACAGGCTGCGCGTTATGAAACTCTGCGCCCACGTGATGCACTTGCACTCGTGCGAGAGGCGGACGCGGAGATCGAGAGGCTGCAAATCATGATGAAATCATCCCAATCCCAACCGCTTGTTCAGGAGATGAAGTGA
- a CDS encoding DUF58 domain-containing protein, which translates to MQTLIPQPVTATAHPKGKRVGRLLGFGATPRLLLLLAAAVPLSIPAFLASRTPWLMFGFDVLLLGTFVVDALLLPAPERFQITRRFLHAPELGTPVAVELQATKSARGIHTLRFTDDLHVSMLFLQTIGVVISYPNEPSVTEYMATPSQRGDLALGKVYFRYRSAIGFAERWAVADLRQTIRVYAAGEQANESSEFFLLRARQIELEKRRLRRIGLGREFEQLREYRTGDELRNISWKATARHNRLITQQFTTERSQQVWIVLDAGRLSRTTFALENASTANGDEDATQIVTQLDQAASAAGQLARVIQQSGDRSALLTYGRSVQQQLLPSSGTLHLRRMIDALSQVRSETAEADHLMASVRLRQLQRRRGLVLWITEMTESAGRPEIVTAVSALVRRHLVVLVLLQQPELESLASSTPKNAREMYAITAAQEMLDRRRALLAQLRSQGVLVVETSAANVASDSISKYLEVKSQGQL; encoded by the coding sequence ATGCAGACGCTCATCCCACAGCCGGTTACTGCCACAGCGCACCCTAAGGGAAAGCGCGTCGGCCGGCTGCTGGGTTTTGGCGCCACACCGCGCCTGTTGCTTCTGCTGGCTGCCGCAGTACCGCTCAGTATCCCGGCTTTCCTTGCCAGTCGCACACCATGGCTGATGTTTGGATTCGATGTGTTGCTGCTTGGAACATTTGTCGTGGATGCACTCTTGCTGCCTGCGCCCGAGCGATTTCAGATAACACGAAGGTTTCTTCATGCACCGGAATTGGGAACTCCGGTGGCCGTCGAATTACAGGCCACAAAGTCTGCTCGCGGAATCCATACATTACGCTTCACGGATGACCTGCACGTATCCATGTTGTTCTTGCAGACCATTGGGGTCGTGATTAGTTATCCAAACGAACCATCGGTTACGGAATATATGGCAACGCCATCGCAGCGCGGTGACTTGGCGTTGGGCAAGGTGTATTTTCGCTATCGCAGTGCGATTGGATTTGCCGAGCGATGGGCGGTAGCTGATCTTCGTCAGACCATTCGTGTTTACGCCGCGGGAGAGCAGGCGAACGAGTCCTCAGAGTTTTTTCTGTTGCGCGCGCGACAGATTGAATTAGAGAAGCGAAGGCTGCGCCGCATTGGCCTCGGGCGTGAATTTGAACAGTTACGGGAGTATCGCACGGGCGATGAACTGCGCAACATTTCATGGAAGGCAACGGCACGGCACAACCGTCTGATCACGCAGCAATTCACGACAGAGCGTTCGCAGCAAGTGTGGATCGTACTGGATGCCGGAAGGTTATCGCGAACGACATTTGCATTGGAGAATGCATCCACGGCAAACGGCGACGAGGATGCAACACAGATTGTCACGCAGTTGGATCAGGCCGCCTCAGCAGCGGGACAACTTGCGCGTGTTATTCAGCAATCGGGAGATCGCAGTGCGCTGTTGACGTATGGTCGCAGCGTGCAACAGCAACTGCTTCCATCGTCAGGGACGCTGCATCTGCGCCGCATGATTGATGCTTTGTCACAGGTGCGATCAGAGACGGCAGAAGCGGATCACCTGATGGCCTCAGTACGTTTGCGGCAGTTGCAGCGGCGACGCGGACTCGTCTTGTGGATTACCGAGATGACGGAAAGCGCGGGGAGGCCGGAGATTGTGACCGCGGTAAGCGCCCTGGTTCGCCGGCATCTGGTCGTTCTCGTTCTGTTGCAGCAGCCAGAGTTGGAATCGTTGGCTTCATCCACTCCGAAGAACGCACGCGAAATGTATGCCATTACCGCGGCGCAGGAGATGCTTGATCGTAGAAGAGCTTTGCTGGCACAGTTGCGTTCACAGGGCGTGTTGGTGGTGGAAACCAGTGCGGCCAACGTCGCCAGTGACAGCATTTCAAAATATCTGGAAGTTAAATCGCAGGGGCAACTTTGA
- a CDS encoding stage II sporulation protein M, which produces MLTEVDSPVSIHYMVSNGWIAARREDWDRLHALTTGVEAKGLRSLTADELRDFGLLYRRATADLSAVRSDRTAQSLAEYLNRLVSRAHNHVYSGQRTTILSVWYFLSADFPILVRRLWPYIATSVTLCLLGALLGSLETLARPHFMRAVLGPEMVATIERHEMWTESVLSAKPQESSAIMTNNIAVTFYVFAGGILAGIPTVLMLFWNGMSVGIISTACAQHGMALDLWSFVAAHGALELPSIFIAGGAGLRIATGLLFPGTLTRKTSLARAGNEAVRLLAGTIPMLFIAGVLEAFLDPTHVPKAVKFSVCGLLLTGLFFWLSEGGRDRQPDIKVAPAI; this is translated from the coding sequence ATGCTCACAGAGGTGGACTCTCCAGTTAGCATTCACTATATGGTCTCCAACGGCTGGATTGCGGCGCGACGTGAAGACTGGGATCGATTGCACGCGCTCACCACTGGTGTGGAGGCGAAAGGACTGAGGTCGCTCACGGCAGACGAACTGCGCGACTTCGGCCTACTCTATCGACGTGCGACCGCCGATCTTTCCGCGGTACGCAGTGATCGCACGGCACAATCGCTGGCGGAATATCTCAATCGCCTTGTCAGCCGCGCTCATAATCACGTCTATAGCGGTCAGCGCACCACCATACTTAGCGTCTGGTATTTTCTCAGTGCGGATTTCCCCATACTGGTCCGGCGTCTGTGGCCTTACATTGCCACCTCTGTAACGCTGTGTCTTCTGGGCGCGCTGCTCGGCTCTCTGGAAACGCTTGCTCGACCACACTTCATGCGCGCTGTTCTGGGTCCGGAGATGGTGGCCACCATTGAACGCCATGAGATGTGGACAGAGAGCGTGCTGAGTGCAAAACCACAGGAATCCAGCGCCATCATGACGAACAACATTGCGGTCACATTCTATGTGTTTGCGGGTGGCATTCTCGCGGGCATTCCCACCGTACTGATGCTGTTCTGGAATGGCATGAGCGTCGGTATTATCTCTACGGCATGCGCGCAACATGGCATGGCGCTTGATCTTTGGAGTTTCGTCGCAGCGCATGGTGCATTAGAACTTCCGAGTATATTCATCGCCGGTGGTGCGGGCCTGCGTATTGCAACAGGTCTACTGTTTCCAGGAACCTTAACACGAAAAACATCACTTGCGCGGGCGGGTAATGAAGCTGTACGGCTGCTTGCGGGCACTATCCCGATGCTGTTTATCGCGGGAGTCCTGGAAGCTTTTCTCGATCCCACACATGTACCAAAGGCAGTGAAATTCTCAGTGTGTGGGCTGTTACTGACAGGACTCTTCTTCTGGCTAAGCGAAGGCGGACGCGATCGTCAACCTGATATCAAAGTTGCCCCTGCGATTTAA
- a CDS encoding RDD family protein, giving the protein MFSQPPATFDDHTIDTPEQVALYFPLAGLGSRFLAAAVDIAIQTAVTLLLIVVAAIVFSAIGTHRLDNMSNTAAKWFMALVILGYFILIWGYYALFEAFRNGQTPGKRVLKIRVIKDSGRQITFFEALARNLLRVIDNLPGAYLTGVISILLTKQNKRLGDLVAGTIVVHERTDEFGGYLSAPVSRSFTANVFQMPAAPPPMLSEIPADSVARLTHNDLHLIDSFLARAIFLPMEARAQLGSRLLDTLCTKMDVPVPTDVPPERTLEALAYTLRGAGRV; this is encoded by the coding sequence ATGTTTTCCCAACCACCCGCCACTTTTGACGACCACACAATCGACACGCCGGAACAGGTTGCGCTGTACTTTCCGTTGGCTGGCTTGGGAAGCCGGTTCCTTGCGGCTGCGGTGGACATCGCGATCCAGACGGCGGTGACGTTGCTGCTCATTGTTGTTGCGGCGATCGTATTCAGCGCCATCGGAACACACAGGCTGGATAACATGTCCAATACCGCCGCAAAGTGGTTTATGGCGCTGGTCATCCTTGGATACTTCATCCTGATCTGGGGGTACTACGCCCTCTTCGAGGCATTTCGAAACGGGCAGACTCCCGGCAAGCGCGTGCTGAAGATACGCGTGATCAAAGACAGCGGGCGACAGATCACGTTCTTTGAGGCACTGGCACGCAATCTGCTTCGAGTGATCGACAATTTGCCTGGGGCATATCTCACAGGCGTGATTTCCATTCTGTTGACAAAGCAGAATAAGCGGCTGGGTGATCTGGTCGCTGGCACGATCGTCGTTCACGAACGTACGGATGAGTTTGGTGGATACTTGTCTGCGCCTGTAAGCCGTAGTTTTACTGCAAACGTTTTTCAGATGCCAGCGGCTCCGCCCCCAATGTTGTCTGAGATTCCTGCGGATTCTGTTGCACGCCTCACCCACAACGACCTGCATCTGATCGATAGTTTTCTTGCGCGTGCGATCTTTTTGCCTATGGAAGCACGCGCTCAACTTGGGTCTCGTCTCTTGGATACGCTATGCACGAAGATGGATGTTCCTGTGCCGACGGACGTACCTCCCGAGCGAACGTTGGAAGCACTCGCGTATACCTTGCGCGGCGCGGGAAGAGTGTAA
- a CDS encoding MoxR family ATPase, translating to MNTTSNSLELFQSGREELGRVLAGQQELIEQSLLTLLCGGHALIEGVPGVAKTLAVKTLARFLGLDFRRVQGTPDIMPADILGTNVFSPKTGEFAMHRGPVFTEFLLADEINRMPPRTQAALLESMEERQVTLDGQTYPLPPYFTVFATQNPLEFEGTYPLPEAQLDRFLLKIRVAYPESAEERIVLERHHAIPVGHRLEDVVLTPVAPQLLDAARAEVRAVQVEQALFDYLLAVVRRTREWPALTLGASPRAATSLLLVAKSYAARDGRGYLLPDDVKAATAPVLRHRLILKPEAELEGFNTDRVIADVLAATPLPR from the coding sequence GTGAATACCACCAGCAATTCCCTTGAATTGTTTCAAAGCGGTCGTGAAGAACTTGGCCGCGTTCTCGCTGGGCAACAGGAGTTGATTGAGCAATCCTTGTTGACCTTGCTTTGTGGAGGACATGCGCTCATTGAAGGTGTTCCAGGTGTCGCTAAGACACTTGCGGTGAAAACGCTGGCTCGTTTTCTTGGTCTGGACTTTCGCCGAGTGCAGGGAACGCCAGACATTATGCCAGCGGACATTCTGGGAACGAACGTGTTTTCTCCAAAGACGGGAGAGTTCGCGATGCATCGCGGCCCGGTCTTCACGGAGTTTCTGCTGGCCGACGAGATTAATCGCATGCCGCCGCGGACGCAGGCAGCTTTGCTGGAATCGATGGAAGAGCGCCAGGTAACGCTTGATGGTCAGACGTATCCTCTACCTCCCTATTTCACTGTTTTTGCAACGCAGAACCCGCTCGAATTCGAAGGGACGTATCCGCTTCCTGAGGCACAGCTCGATCGCTTTTTGCTGAAGATTCGTGTGGCTTATCCGGAGTCGGCGGAAGAGCGCATCGTGTTGGAGCGTCATCACGCTATTCCGGTGGGACATCGTTTAGAGGACGTTGTGTTGACGCCCGTGGCGCCGCAGTTGCTGGATGCCGCGCGCGCAGAGGTACGCGCAGTACAAGTAGAGCAAGCGCTGTTTGATTATCTTCTGGCCGTTGTGCGGCGCACACGAGAATGGCCTGCGTTGACGCTTGGTGCATCACCTCGTGCAGCGACAAGTCTGTTGCTCGTTGCAAAATCGTACGCGGCACGCGATGGCCGCGGCTATCTCCTGCCCGACGATGTGAAGGCTGCTACTGCGCCTGTCTTACGGCATCGTCTCATCTTGAAACCGGAAGCGGAGCTGGAAGGATTCAATACGGATCGTGTGATTGCAGATGTGCTCGCTGCTACTCCATTGCCTCGTTAA
- the mgrA gene encoding L-glyceraldehyde 3-phosphate reductase codes for MAFPQSYVANPDRYSSEQFRRCGKSGIQLPLITLGLWQNFGGDDVFETGRAMLRRAFDRGVTHFDLANNYGPPYGSAEENFGKVLRADFASHRDELIISSKAGWDMWPGPYGIGGSKKYLVASLDQSLKRMGLEYVDIFYTHRPDFDTPIEETVSALAQIVRQGKALYVGISSYSPQRTKIAYELLAQEGIRLLIHQPSYSMLNRFLEQGLLDTLGELGVGCIAFSPLAQGLLTNKYLKGDASQQTRASGDDSSFSKDLLKPETLDRVRALHAIAEKRGQSLAQMAIAWTLRDPRVTSSLIGARNVAQLDDSLNSLSKLAFSEEELKQIDQHAVDTPEIDLWRPVNSR; via the coding sequence ATGGCATTCCCGCAGTCGTACGTCGCCAATCCTGATCGTTATAGCAGCGAGCAGTTCCGTCGCTGCGGTAAGAGCGGCATTCAGCTACCCCTGATTACGCTGGGTCTATGGCAGAACTTTGGTGGTGATGACGTCTTTGAGACAGGCAGAGCCATGTTACGGCGCGCATTCGATCGCGGTGTGACGCACTTCGATCTTGCGAATAACTATGGGCCACCGTATGGCTCTGCCGAAGAGAACTTTGGAAAGGTCCTGCGTGCAGACTTCGCCTCGCACCGCGATGAACTCATCATTTCGTCGAAGGCTGGCTGGGATATGTGGCCCGGGCCGTATGGCATTGGTGGATCGAAGAAGTATCTCGTTGCTTCACTGGATCAATCGTTGAAGCGTATGGGGCTGGAGTATGTCGATATCTTCTACACGCACCGGCCTGATTTCGATACGCCCATTGAAGAGACGGTGAGTGCTCTCGCGCAGATTGTCCGTCAAGGCAAGGCGTTATATGTTGGCATCTCTTCGTACTCGCCGCAGCGTACGAAGATTGCGTATGAATTGCTGGCGCAGGAAGGGATTCGCCTGCTGATTCATCAGCCTTCGTATTCCATGTTGAATCGTTTTCTGGAACAGGGACTTTTGGATACGCTAGGCGAACTTGGCGTGGGATGTATTGCATTCTCTCCGCTCGCACAGGGACTGCTTACAAACAAGTATCTGAAGGGCGATGCGTCACAGCAGACGCGCGCAAGCGGTGATGACAGCAGCTTCAGCAAGGACTTGTTAAAGCCGGAAACGCTTGATCGCGTACGCGCGTTGCATGCGATTGCGGAAAAGCGTGGACAATCGTTGGCGCAGATGGCCATCGCATGGACGCTCCGCGATCCCCGTGTGACATCGTCGTTGATTGGGGCTCGCAACGTTGCGCAACTCGACGATTCGCTGAATTCTTTGAGCAAGCTTGCCTTCAGCGAAGAAGAGTTGAAGCAGATCGATCAGCATGCGGTGGATACGCCAGAGATTGATCTGTGGCGCCCTGTAAACAGCCGATAG
- a CDS encoding DUF4129 domain-containing protein has protein sequence MIYSQGVRRWLLAMVFVALCMRAQAQVPALTPPQGLPSLQDVSVEEYRHHLDQLRGLVADCGRAVTACNPESVGNDDRVHPLRGQPYAVRYGWLRALLDDHDPAVHRSRAELLAQAEQRLNDQEEELNHPKSVSPLRQEDRVQRDRVLTSKEFQVVHEYSWRERVSAWLSEKLARIFGGAASLGRIAPWLGRALEWGSLLAAITLLVLWIYRALDRQRTALGRLTGDVSKREAIEASRAWAELAQAHALNTEWRDAIHCLYWATIVLLEERRRLRRSETRTPREALQLLVVSPQLREPVVAQTVVFERVWYGFDSATQEDYEAAQQNYRRVQGAAMGATI, from the coding sequence ATGATCTATTCGCAGGGCGTGCGTCGATGGCTTTTAGCGATGGTTTTCGTTGCGCTGTGCATGCGCGCACAAGCGCAGGTCCCCGCGCTGACGCCCCCACAAGGGCTGCCTTCGTTGCAGGACGTTTCTGTTGAAGAGTATCGGCATCATCTGGATCAGTTACGCGGCCTGGTTGCAGATTGTGGCCGTGCTGTAACTGCGTGTAATCCCGAAAGCGTGGGCAATGACGATCGTGTCCATCCGTTGCGCGGGCAACCCTATGCCGTGCGCTATGGATGGCTGCGGGCATTGCTGGACGATCATGATCCTGCGGTGCATCGTTCCCGTGCGGAACTCCTCGCGCAGGCAGAGCAGCGACTGAACGATCAGGAAGAGGAGTTGAATCATCCGAAGTCTGTTTCACCGTTGCGACAGGAAGATCGTGTGCAGCGCGATCGCGTGCTGACCTCGAAAGAGTTTCAAGTGGTGCACGAATATTCCTGGAGGGAACGCGTCAGCGCATGGCTATCCGAGAAACTGGCACGCATCTTCGGCGGTGCAGCTTCTCTGGGCCGGATCGCTCCATGGCTTGGAAGGGCACTGGAATGGGGATCGCTGCTTGCGGCGATCACATTGCTTGTTCTTTGGATCTATCGCGCGCTTGACCGGCAGCGTACAGCTCTTGGGAGACTGACTGGAGATGTGTCAAAGCGGGAAGCGATTGAAGCGTCGCGCGCCTGGGCTGAACTAGCGCAGGCTCACGCTTTAAACACAGAATGGCGCGATGCAATTCATTGTCTCTATTGGGCGACGATCGTTCTGTTGGAGGAACGTCGCAGGCTACGTCGCAGCGAGACACGCACGCCGAGAGAGGCGCTCCAACTCTTAGTCGTCTCTCCACAACTGCGTGAACCGGTGGTCGCGCAGACTGTTGTGTTCGAGCGTGTCTGGTATGGCTTTGACTCTGCTACGCAGGAAGACTACGAAGCAGCGCAGCAGAACTATCGTCGCGTCCAGGGTGCTGCTATGGGAGCGACAATATGA